In the genome of Equus caballus isolate H_3958 breed thoroughbred chromosome 3, TB-T2T, whole genome shotgun sequence, the window GTGTGTTGAAGAGAGAATTGTAGACCCGTAGAAAGGTCAGCAAGGGGCACACAACATGCCGCAGGATCACCAcggcaccccacccccacccgaaTCCAGGTACATCCTCAATCTGTGCCACCTCTATCTCTACAGGTGGTTTAATAGGGAAGACAGGGACACTACACTCTGGCCACCTCACATCCTGTTGTTGGAAGGTGTTTAGGGCCCAGAGACATGGAGCAGATGCAAAGcatcccagggcccagcctgctGCTCTGCTTGTCCATAGGCCAAGTCAGACCTGTCAGAGGCAATTTCCTGCAGATATTACATCTCTCTTCAGCCTTCTCTCTATAAGGAGGATGGCTTCATCTCCAATTCAAGACACAGACACTGACTTAGTCCCCAAAAGTACATTTATTCCACAATTTGAGGCCACAGATATAGAAATTCGctctccctggcctctgcccactcccACCAGACAATTCCCCAGCCTCCACAATCAGATGCTTCTTAGGCCCGTAACACCTTCTGTAGAATCCCCCATCTGGGTTCCCCTAGGCCTTGGAGGCTGGCTGGGATGCCCGTTCACAGCTCAACATGTTCTGTCTCCTGTCGCTTCTCCGCTGCCCCCTTGGCCAGGAGCTCGGTCCAGAAAGCCACTTCCTTGTCTTTCAGCTTCTGGGCTACCTGGGTGGTGACGCCAACCTGCAAGTATGCTTCCTTCTGGTCATACACTGGCCAATGGGGCACCCCCTTGCCACTGGGGTTCCTGGgaacagaataaaatacaaattcccTAAAGCTACTGTATGGTCACAACAACACTGAGATTTTCAGGAAACTTCTGGCTTCATCTCTGCCAAGAGGCTCCTATGCCTCCAGAGACAGGGAGCTCACCATCTCCTGGGCAGCCTGCCTGTTTTTAGAGAGCTCTTATCTCAGAGGTCACAGGGCCAGAATTTGACCATCAAACAGTATAAGCTACCCCTTTCTGAAGGACATGCCCTACCCCTTCCCATCCCTGCTCCATCTTTGCCACCAGGCTCACCCATTCCGAGCAAAGTTGGCCGCGAATTTCATCACCATCTTGCTGAAGTTGATCTCCTCTTCTGAGGCACCCCCTGTGAGGAAGACAAAAgcctttgctactcaaagtgtggttcatGGTCcttcagcagcagcatcacctgaaggtttgttagaaattcagaatctGAGCCCttactccagacctactgagtcagaagcTGCATTTTAAGAAGACTCTGGGTAATTTATGTGCACTTTAAGCTTGAGAGTTACTGATCTAGGACAGAGTAAAGGGCTGCAGTCAATCCATAAGTGGCCCGCCTTTGTCTTCTGTGCCCACCTGCCCCGCTCTCCCGCTCCAGGGTGGCAATGCCACATCCCAGGGTTTCCACTGCAGCAACCCTCCTCCTGGGATgctcttctttgaattttttcacAATCTCCTTCCACCCACCCACATATGCACAGACTTTGAAAACTAACAGAGCTGCAGTGGCCCTAAGGAGTGACCCTACCAGGAAGTGCCCAGAGGCACCTGTGTGTCACAACAGTCCTGAGGTGGGTGACGTGCAAGTCGTCTGTAACTGTTGACAGTTAAGGCATTTAAGGCATTtgtgaaaagttttatttaaaaggtcacattattaaatatattaaacttaATAAGATGAtatttagatagatagacagatggattgATAGATAGTTGAATAGACAGACACATGTTAGCCCTCACTCAATGTCTATTCACCTTCTAATCTTACTCTCACTCACATGCTGATAAACTCCTGTGACTGGAAGTGAGCGATGTCATTCTAACTCTTGAGCAGGGCCCTACAGGTGTCCTACCACCTGTCACACTGATGCCCTGGTCTGGATCTTTGCAGTGATCATGAATGAGGGCACATGGGTACACATTATCCATCATTCACATTAGAgtaagagaaagattggcaactgttgtagTTCACCCTTGTTATGGTGAATTCCAGAAACTGAGACGTGAAAAGgaggaacttgcccaaggacactaAACTGAAACTTGAACCCAGATCTCCCATTCCCAAATTTGTAGTCACCAAAGGGCCATCACCTTTTAAAAATGGGGCCCCAAAGAGCGGGAAGAGCTCATCCATGTGGTCCCCTATCACCGTCTTGGGTCTCCTGTCCGATGAGAAGCTTGGGTAGTGCTGAAACTCATACACGTAGGTGGGGGCTCCAGCATCTGAGAAGACATGGATTCATGCACAGTTCATTTTACCAGACACACATTTGGATAATATCAACACTTCTGGGGTCCCTGAGCACTCAGGGAATTGGTGGCACTCCTGGGGCCTGAGGACACAAATACGATATTAACAACAACTGCTATTGTAAGTGCCAACTGTATGCTGGATACTCTTGCCCTGCAGGAAACCTCTGGTTATCAGCATAATAGAGAAACAGAGTTTCGGGAAAGTCATGTGGCTTGCTAAATGACTCATAGCTGCTGGAGGTGGAAGTGGATTTCAGTGGCACCGGGTCAATTCACATAAGCCCCTTTGCCTACTGATGCGTTCACACCCAACAACATCTACGAACATACAATTTATGCTACTATTATTTCATTGATAACAAGCTAGTTTTCATTCCTTTGGGGAATATCTTCAGCCCAATAGATGTATTTTATTCTGCCCAGTTTTGAGTATTTCCAATGTTTTTTCACGATTCTGAGAAGAGTGAAGCAAATCTAAGTTACTGGTCCAAAAGCGTGAATATTTAAATGCAAACACATGCAGAAAGGGAACAATCTGTCTCTTGTGCCTCAGGAAACCATAAAcagcctttcctttttctctgtcaCTTCTTGCCTCCTCCTTGGCCTGGGGAGTGGTAAGCTGGTGGCTGATGAGAGAAGAGGGGGCTGAGGAAGGACAacattgcctctctcctcctctgccctgcctcctccctcacctccccctcTCCAAGCCGCAGAGATGTCACTTTTCCTGCGGACGGCTTCACCAGAGCTGCCCATCCCTGCTCCCTCAGGGCTAACTCTTGGGCCACCCGGCCCAGGGAGGTCGGCACTTTGCAACAATTATGATGCCCACAAGTGAGTGGGTGGAGAAATTTTACAACATTTCCCACCTTGCGTGCagtaaccactttggaaaatgcagaaaaaaggaaaatgaacaaaaagatcACTTATAGTCCTACCGTTCAGAAAAACCTGTCAATATTTTAGCGCATATCCCTTTGATGtatgtaaaattgggataatagtGTGCCTCTTATTTTGTCATGATTATGATCATTTCTTCACCTCATTAAATATTCACccacaaaataatttgacaaatatGCCATCCCGAAATGAGGAAGTAGAATAATTTGTTTAATTGCCTCCCACACCCCATCATTGCACCCTTGGTTAGGGGAGAGGAGATGTTTGGAAGAAGCAATCCCCTGCTGTTCAGGAATCCACTTGTTAAACAGCTGCTTCCAGGTCAGCAGAGCTCCCTGAAAGGAGGGGGTTCACCTCGCCTCTGCCGCCCAAAAGTTTTAGAGAGGAGCTCAGAACACAGCCATAGAGGAGAGATCTTCTGTGAATGAGAGAACTTATTTTTGGCACAATGCTGCCCAAAAGATATattgctttttctctattttttaacgTTCTGccttaagccactgagatttgtaAAATTCTTACAATCACAACACATGTCTTCAAAGGAAAATAGGGCACAGATTTGGATAACAATAATTAGGAACAACAAGGACAGCAGAGTGAAAGAGAGCTAGTAatcaaaaacatgcaaaataaaacaacatcaTGTTCTTTTGTATGTGAAAAAGGCTTATGATGTTGgcagcaatattttatttttcaatttgacTATTCCACATTCTTATACACTGGAAACAAATTTTGCAATCTGTATCGAGAACTTTAAAATGCTCCTACAGTCCAGCCTCAGAATTTCACTTCTGAAAACCAATCCTAACAAAATTCCTAGagactttttaaagatttatgcACATAAGATTGAGCATATATTTTTTGAAGCTTCAAAATATAAGCAGTCAGGCTAGATACCTAATAGACAGGAATACTAAAGTAAATTTTATCTgtgaaataatgaatattttcaatgaatttttattgacAGTGAGGAAAGGCTTATAATATAGTGTTCTATGAACAAAACcataacaaaaaattaatttttcaattatatgTAAGATATGGAAagattattagaagaaaatatatcaaaaatttatagcagggggccagcccggtggcatggtgTTTAAGTTCGCCCACTTCGCTGTTGCAGCCCGGGATTcaaggtttggatcccaggtgtgggcctacaccacccgtcagccatgctgtggcagcatcccacatacaacatagaggaagattggcacagatgttagctcagggtcaattttcctCATGAACGAAAGAATTATAGCAGATACTTCTAGTGGAGAAGTTATGAGTGGTATCGAGTTTCCTCGTTATGTTTTCCTATATTGTGACTACCTTCCACAATGTAagattatatattattatatattaattttatgtttagaGAAGATCTTTTTTATCAAAAAGAGAGCAagtcaaatataaaaatgaaagaacaacgTTGATAAAGTCTGTGCAGTCctgacaaaagaccctgaactcaAGTCATGAGACATCACATAAAAACACAAGTCTGGTATGGCTAGACCAGCAGACAATGCAGAAAGGGATACCACAAAGCAGACACACAGGAAGAGACAAGACCAAGTTTATGAAAGAACAGATTTGACCACAATGTCCCCGGGCTGAAGAGTTTCATCAGGACCCTTGGGAGGAAGAAGCAGCAACCAGCACCTGTACATTACTGCACTGAGTGCTTGGGCATATAATAGGTCACGTCCAGCTATTTTTAACACTCTTAAAACATCCCGAATTTATAAACCTCCAGCACAGTTAGAGAGAGAGTTCTGGACCAGAGAACCATTTCCTGACTTGCAGACTAGGTGAAAGAAGCCTCCTAGAAAATGGAAGGTCCTGTGAAGACCTCAAAAAGGTACCCAGGAGGGAGACATCCTCTCTAGGCGAGCTCATCCACCGTGACCTCACACCCCACCCACACAGCCTTGCGTCAATGTGGAAGGTCCTGTGGTGGACCCAGGACACACCACGAAGAACAAAAGCCAGCTGTAGGCATTAACATTCTCCAGAACAACTGCCCCCATACCTTCCATTTCTTAGTCTTTTCAACTTTCTTGGTCCCAAAACCAGCCCCCCAAAACCCTGCCACAGCACCAATCCTATGCTTGGTTTCACTCTATCCCCAGCTCCACTGGTTAAGAAATTAGTTTGCAGATAGCTCTGACCTTGGAAACATTCCAAAACACATCTTCCAAGATTTCCCTTCTAGCCACAGCTTCAGGTGAGGAGTTCCTGTAGCAGGTGCTGTTGGTGCTTCACTAGATCCCCAACTTCTGAACATGTCAGGCTGACTTCCACCTTAAGGTCTGTAGCCCTTAGCTGGAGGTCTTTGGCCAACAGAGACCTCTGTGCCATGTGTGTAGCAGGTCAAAGCACCAGAGAATTAACAACCCTTTGGGGACAGATTTCAACCAATGACACGTGGGAGTTGGAGGATAAATACCCAGCTCTCATGCTGCTCACTCAGGATAACCCTGAGAATGTTTTACGCAGGTTTCCCAGAGCTCCCTGCTCCAGTGTCCATGGTGGATACTTGCTTGATGGGGCAGCATGGATtggcttccttctccttcccatgCCACAACTCCATTCCTCTACTGCTGTCTTCTGGGATCATCTCCAAAATAAATTACTTGCATTCCTATCCTTTTCCTAGAGTCGGCTTCTGGCAGAAACCAAAATACGACAATGTCTCACCCCAGGCTGTATGGAATTGAGCTTGGAGACCCTCAGAAATTTCCACATATCTATCTATGCTGAGGGGTGGGCAAGTCAGACAGCAAAGCTGGTGGGTTTGGTCTCCCTTTTCTGTCCAATCCCTGGAACTCACCTCTGTGATAACGGGCCACAGTCACAGTTGGGACACCAAACACAACATCTGCCATCAAGTCCAGGAACAGATCTTTCTTTTTGACAGGGTCATTGGTCCCTCCTAAATACTTCTCAATGGCCACTGGAGTCAGTTCCTCAGGGATGTTCTGAAATGGATCAAGAGTCAATGGATCAAGAGTTTACCTGGTGAACAACAGCTTTTCCAACCAGTGAGGAAGGCTTATGTTAATTGTGAACCTCCCAAGCCCTGTGCAACCACCTCTTACCCTGGGTGGTGAGGTGAGAAAGGCAGAAAAGTGGGGACAGAACCCTCTGGCCCCAGTCTTCATTGTGTCATTTAAGTGGGCTGTGATTTGGGTCAAGCCCCTCCCCTCTTTGGGTCTCAGCCAGTTGCTGTTGATTCCCTAGACACTTACAACGATCGGGTAGGACTTCCACAAGAGTGATGTGGCCTTCTTCTGGTCCAGCTTGCCTTCAGAGAGTGGGTAGCCCAGGATCTGTTAAAACAATGGTTCATTAAGCAATTGGGGACCATTGGGAATTAGCAAGAAGAACCAAACTAACCCACTGTCCAAACCAACGCAGGCTGAAGGTCACCTTGTCACGTCTTGACAGTCAGAATCTTTGATGAGTTGGGCAAAATCAATGAATCAAATGAACTTATATCCAGAAACTCAAGAAATGCAAACAGGATAAGTTAAATGCTAAGAAAAACTGTCCCAGGCCTTGGcagtatgtatgtgtacatatatgtcaGGCTAGAGTCCTCACAATGGCCATCGACACAAACAAGGAGAGTTTAAGCCAGGGTAGTGTGGAAGTGGAGGGCTCTGGGCAGAGGACACAGGGCTCACAAATACCCTCCCTAACTCAGCTGACTGAGGAAGCCCCAAATCCTGCCATGCTGGCTTTGGTCCTTCATTGTAACCTCTGAAATTGTTCTGAAGTGAGAAATGCAGAACTCTGCACATAGCAACTCCATCCAAACCTCTGCACTAAGGGACTTGACCAAACTCTAACACAAATCCTAGTGCCTTAAGGCCCTGTCTTTAGAATGATGCAGCTTCCCTTAAAATGCCTGCCTGAGAAAGCTCCCTGCTGCCAGGAGAATTTACTGCTTGTTCCAGCTCAAACCTGCTGATGGGTGAATAGCTCCCTGAACCCcctcttagagcatttacttggTTTTGCCAGAGAGAAAGTAGGGTGGGGTGAGGGCAAAAGccgtaaaggggcacatttgtatgatGACCCACAgaaattagacttttggtggtaaacacgaTAAAGTCTAcatagaagttgaaatataacgCTACAAACCTGAAATTTAtctaatgttataaaacaatattacctcaatgaaaaaaaatatttccaattaaaTAATGACAAAATGCTTTCTTACCTCACACATAGACAGAAAAGAAAGCTTGTGATTAcaaatcctttctctgcctttgaGAGGTTAATCTACCACTCCAAACTGTTTCCTCAAGGACCTGAGAGCCATCTCTGAATTCACACTTCAGGGATGACTTCTGCTCTCTCTCAGGCCCTGTGGGAGCGTAAAGATCTAACTTCTTAGGGCACCTTCCTCCAAACTATGCCACTGCCGTAGACCATAAGGACAAGAGAGTTTGTTGCTCCTCTGTGTAGGTGCCTATTAACAAATCCAGGTGGCCAGTCACATGGACAAACCCCCACACCCGCCCAACAGTCTTTCCTTGAGCACAGCCAGCCTTTAAATAGGCTCCAGCCTTTATTTTCAGGGACTTGAGTTCAGTTCACGCTGGATTCTTTTCCCTGCTGCAGTGCTATAACTGAATAAAACCTGTCCTCACCACCTACACTCCTGTCAGCTTTATCTTAGAAAGAAGGGAAATCCCTTCCGAGCTTTCAGCAGTCATGTTAACTCAAGAGGAAGCGAGTTCCTCTGAATCTTTGCAGTTAGATGACCAGGAGCGTGTGTGGGGCTTATGGAGAAACCACGAAGGGACCAAGCCCAAGGGGAGAGGCTGCAGGGACCCAGGCCTCACACTCCGTCAGCTCTGAGCTCCTTCCATTTCCaggcctcggttttctcatctgtcctGTGATTGTCTctacaggccccacagcatcgacATTCGGGATTCTTGGATTGGAGCACAATCAGAGAGTGTCTGGGGAGAGGGGTCCCCAGGGCCACACACCCAGGTGACAGCTGGGCCACCACTGAGAAGGTTTCCATGGAGGTGTCAACTTGTGCGAAGGGGACAGCTGTCCTGGACCCCAAGGGGGATCTGGAGAAGGAGGAGCTCCTGTGACCTGAGATGGGAGAGGTGATGTGAAGGGCAGGGGAGGTGAGTCTAAGAGACCAGCACATTCTCACCGTTGGAAGAAACCAGCCGAACTCTTGCTTATTGATTCCGACGATGTAGGGAACAGTGTTGAACTTCTTTTCAGCCAGAATCTCCTCAGGCATCTTTGGCAGCAGCACTCCATCAACCACAGTGGGCAGGAAGGGGTAGCTCTGGGAAAGAGGGAGCATAGTGTGTGCACTTCTCGTCTCAAGGAACACCTTCCTCCTCATCTCCACCTGTCTGAGCACAAGGCCAGCACCACAGACCTGCGTGCCCATGGCAGTGACCACAGAACTGAGGGTCCCATCAAAGGAGGCGAAGTCTGTGTGACCCCAGAGGACAGCACTTTGACCAAGGGCTAGAGAAGGTAAGGTGATGGGGTCAAGTCTCTCACAAATGAGAATATATATGCATAACAtccatatttacatatatttatgtgtatatattgaaGTATTTagatgtatacacatacataaacatttaaatatatttcaatttgaaCTGTATGTATATCTATGTGTGTCTCTCTCTACAGTCAGTCCTCATTATTCGTGGTGGTTTAGGTCTGTAAGTGACCGTGAACTCTGAATTGGCAAACACTGAGCCACTGCTCCCAGGGGAAGTACGGGCTCAGGTTCCTgcaagcctctggtcacattttcatcaactgtgttttatttgtgtttaaaaaggtcttatgtaatatacatttattatacaTAATTAGTGATCTGTAGTTCTTATTTATAATAAAGCATCAGCCGAGAAGGGCTCCACATTTTCCAGGCCCTGGGTAATGGGACTATAATTTCCTTGTGCTTCAGCCTTGTGACAGTGCTGTCCACTATGagtttatcatcatcatctcatGAATCCACAAATGTAGCCGTTTTTCCACAGCTTCATCACACCCCAGGGATGATACTTTAGCCTTTCCAGAGGGGCTCACGGcaaatttcctcctcctttttctgggTGGGCTGCAGGGTTGATCCATTAACACTGAACACACAGCTGACAGTGCTGTGACCCACGCCTGAATGAAGCTCGTCAAACACATTCATTTTCTCCCATGTTGGGCAAATCACGGCGTTATTGTGCTTAGGAACACCAGGCAGCCCCTCAGCACTATGCTTGGGACCATTTTAAACAGAGAAACCACCAAGacaaagcacaaaaatgtgaaaaatgtgggACTAAATAGACCACGTTAATAGTCTGAGACATGAAACAAGAAGACAGAGTGTTGCCTTGTTTGATCTCAGGTGGGAACATAGTGTCATCACGTGACTCACACTTTCTGCCCCTTTTTGCATGTCCGTGAATGACCATAGAAGTGCCCCGAGTATTCATTTTGGGTAACAAATAAATTTCAGTGAGTAGGtgaattcacaaatacagaattCATGATCAATGACAATTGACTGTATCTATATTTAAACACAAGCTATTCTTGATAAGTGATTTGCTTCAAGGAGGCAGTGAGCTCCTCATCACTCCAGGTGTCTAAACTGAGGCTTGACTCCCTATCAGAGAGGAACAGCAGGAGTAAAAGAATCAGGGATGGGCTCACATTgggtctttatttttgttttacctttgatgaaaaatattttcaaggtcaCAGATCCCACAgagcctgactcacatgtcaccACCTGGGAAGGTGATTCTGGGTACAGGTATGTTCCATAGTTGGTCACAGAAGTTGTTAAAAGGGTGGGTTTTGGAGCCAGAATATTTGGATGTgaaacctggctctgccacctactagctAAGAACCTGGGAAAATAATTTCACctgtttgtgcctcagtttcctcacctatcaGATGGGTTGTTGTGGGGATTGAATGATAGAACACATGCAAAATGctcagcacagtacctggtatGTGGAAAGAGCTGGATAAACATTAGATATTATGCATGAGCTGTGGTGTTACAGATCCTGTGCATAGACTCCACCCCCACGTGCCGTATTTCCAGCTCCATCCATTATGTGTCATATTCCCCCCTGGACAACCCCAGGCTTTGAGACCCTGTGACTCCAAGGACCTGTGTCTGCTCCACAAGGGCCAATGACGATGGGCCAGTTCTGGCTGCACAGGAGAAGCTCTGTCAAGTGATCTGACTCAGCAGGACAAGAGCACACATCCTAATGCAATATGGCTGACAACAGGGACAAAGGATCTGGGTGCCACCACTGCTCTCTTCGAAAGGCTGTGCAGTTCAGAAAGGGCTGCTGTGGGAAGCCGCCTAGAGGAGCAGCTCCTTCTGGAAGGAAGACACAGGAGAGGCCACATGGGGTGGTGCCTGCCATCTGCAGTGGGACTGGGGAGTGAACAGTATTCCAAACAGTGGGAATGGCATGAGCACAGTGACCGAGGTGTCAGTGTGTAGCACTAATCCCAGGAACCTCAGACCCCGGGAGCCCTGGGCTTGGAGGAAGGCTGTGGGACgtggacagagagagagcagatgGTGCGGCAACTTTCTGCACCATGTCTGGCACAGAGCACAGACTCAGATATGCTTTGAAGGATAACTCCATGGAGGTGAGGGGACTTGTCTCATAAAGAGGGTCAGCCTTTTAAGAAGGGGTGACATACCCTGACCTGGGCCCACAAGTGTAAGTCTGGCTGCACCATGGGGCATGGGAGTGAGAGGGAGAGCAGAGGTGGAAGATCGTGAAAGTCCAGGAGACAGACCACGAGGGCCCAAACGGAACAGCGTCCAGCACGGGCTGATGCAACAGTAGGAATGGCAGTGTGGCCAATGCCTAGAGTGGCTACTGGTGGCTGCCCTCCATGGGGCTCCTGTATCCCCTGGCTCAGGGCAGAAACCCAGCAGCCTGCTTCaccccttctccttttcttacgCCCCACATCCTGTCCATTAGCACATCCTGTTAGATGTTACTTCAAAAATATCCAGGCACCAAGCGCTTCTCACCACTCCCTCTGCTGTGGGCTAGTCTAAGCCACCATGATCCCTTGCCTGGATTGTTGCAGCCCAGGGGCCCTCCAGCTGCTGTCCCTGCATctgctctgccccttccccaccttccATTTAACACAGCCGTCAATGAGCCCTTTGTAACATCCAAGGTCACTCCCTCCTCTGTTCAGAACCCCCCCAAGACTTCCAGTCACACTTGGAATCAAAATCCAAGTCCTTCAAAGGACCaacccccacctcccactcccttTTCAGCCTCAGTCCTgttcctctctgccctccactcCGTCCACACTGGCCTCCTGCCTCATGgcttttgcacttgctcttccctctgcctggaacacttctcctCCCGTATTCCTGACAgctggcttcctctcctcctccagaagtgggctcaaatgtcaccttctcatgGACATTCCTGACCATGCCATATAAATTCAAACCACTGGCAAACTCTAGCCTCCTTTCCCCATTACCTTTCCACTCTAAGGCTGAT includes:
- the LOC100051065 gene encoding liver carboxylesterase isoform X2, which translates into the protein MGQMLSDLVTNRKEKIALKFSEDCLYLNIYTPADLTKKSRLPVMVWIHGGGLVVGGASTYDGLPLSAYENVVVVTIQYRLGIWGFFSTGDEHSPGNWGHLDQVAALKWVQENIANFGGNPGSVTIFGESAGGESVSVLMLSPLAKNLFHRAISESGVALTTAVCKKDSKAAAQKIAVFSGCKTTTSAVIVHCLRQKTEDELLETSLKMKFFTLDFHGDPRESYPFLPTVVDGVLLPKMPEEILAEKKFNTVPYIVGINKQEFGWFLPTILGYPLSEGKLDQKKATSLLWKSYPIVNIPEELTPVAIEKYLGGTNDPVKKKDLFLDLMADVVFGVPTVTVARYHRDAGAPTYVYEFQHYPSFSSDRRPKTVIGDHMDELFPLFGAPFLKGGASEEEINFSKMVMKFAANFARNGNPSGKGVPHWPVYDQKEAYLQVGVTTQVAQKLKDKEVAFWTELLAKGAAEKRQETEHVEL